In one Echinicola marina genomic region, the following are encoded:
- a CDS encoding GH92 family glycosyl hydrolase, which translates to MFNLIKSIVVIIMLSSFSAQAKSIWQIGKSDNSSADLALGPADYKKFLSRDFGYEDRYFLVGTSNPRNDFPYVLPGPADTWGGTWGTSGWRTHEINILFGIKEMKSDEGFKLVIDLADSQPTKSLLKVSVNNQHSKFLLKGASEGTLSGDMSGAVERIIEIPIDKDIIQKGGNSITITILEGSWVVFDQVRLEGPDGTVLTQNDQVFVRSVKPATYELEAGKQKIQPLLVDVEHLTGQPKLEVKLDKKAVYSTFLDSARYQIEVPMPSVKRKKKSQYEIYIDGKKIEEGSILRSPQALQSLADYVDTRIGTAHSRWMIAPGPWMPFSMVKMSPDNQNRGWQAGYQPSFETIGTFSHIHEWTMGGLGMMPTNGKLQTKVGDQFDPDAGYRSRIDKSTEEAPLGFYKVYMSDTKIWAEVTATTRGGFQRYTFPKDQDGRVMIDMHVEAEYDYLLSDVEINKVSDYRIEGRSHQISPRPTVWSNDADQEYVVNFVIEFDQPIKNVGGWINDQTLEGGIIKGKDLKDAGIYVEFDTNQSNVVQARSAISLVSIENAAENLKTEISDPFGWDFEAVVQHQKDVWNDYLSRITIASDNRLEKVRFYSNFFRSLCRNTWSDVNGEWIAPDETKQKFEDPSDLALGCDAFWNTFWNLNQLWNLATPEWSSKWVKSQLAMYDANGWLGKGPAGMEYIPVMVAEHEIPQMVSAYQMGIRDFDVEKTFEAVKKMQTTPATEVAGGFAGNRDLITYLDHKYVPSDKGRFSNTLEYSYDDWTVGQLAKSLGKKEDYKVFSDRGNWWKNAFNPKNGFAQLRNSKGEFEEPFDPFQSGRNHHYVEGNSWQLSYFVPQDVPALVDVMGKEAFVERLDWGFKASEPWRYNAPNDQYWDYPVVQGNQQSMHFAFLFNWADHPWLTQKWSRSILEKYYGSGLANAYLGDEDQGQMSAWFVMASIGLFQMDGGTSATPIYEIASPLYSKITIDLKEMYGRGKQFIIEAKNSSRKNIYVQKAYLNGKELKSFWFPASELLKGGKLVLEMGDQPNKNWGRTSDK; encoded by the coding sequence ATGTTCAATTTGATTAAAAGCATTGTTGTCATCATAATGCTGTCAAGTTTCAGTGCCCAAGCCAAAAGTATATGGCAAATCGGTAAAAGCGATAATTCATCTGCCGATTTAGCCCTGGGACCTGCAGATTACAAAAAGTTCTTAAGCAGGGACTTTGGATATGAAGATCGCTATTTCCTAGTAGGAACTTCAAATCCGAGAAACGATTTTCCTTATGTACTTCCTGGCCCAGCTGATACTTGGGGTGGAACCTGGGGCACATCAGGTTGGAGAACCCATGAGATAAATATACTTTTTGGGATCAAAGAAATGAAAAGTGATGAAGGTTTTAAACTGGTCATTGATCTGGCAGACTCCCAACCAACCAAATCATTGCTAAAAGTAAGTGTAAACAACCAGCATAGTAAATTCCTACTCAAAGGTGCAAGCGAAGGCACTCTAAGCGGAGATATGTCAGGTGCTGTAGAACGAATAATCGAAATTCCAATCGATAAAGATATTATCCAAAAAGGGGGCAACTCGATCACCATTACCATTCTGGAAGGTTCATGGGTGGTGTTTGATCAAGTGAGACTGGAAGGTCCAGACGGAACCGTTTTAACACAAAACGATCAGGTTTTTGTTCGTTCAGTAAAACCAGCAACCTATGAACTTGAAGCCGGAAAACAAAAAATACAGCCCTTATTGGTCGATGTAGAACATTTAACTGGTCAACCCAAATTAGAGGTAAAACTGGATAAAAAAGCCGTTTATAGTACTTTTTTGGATTCTGCCAGGTATCAGATAGAAGTACCTATGCCTTCGGTAAAAAGGAAAAAGAAGAGCCAATATGAAATCTACATAGATGGCAAAAAAATCGAAGAAGGCTCCATTTTACGTTCACCACAGGCTTTGCAAAGTTTGGCAGACTATGTGGATACCAGAATAGGCACGGCCCATTCCCGTTGGATGATTGCTCCAGGCCCTTGGATGCCCTTCAGCATGGTAAAAATGAGTCCTGATAACCAAAACAGGGGCTGGCAAGCGGGCTATCAACCCTCATTTGAAACCATAGGAACCTTCAGCCATATTCATGAGTGGACCATGGGCGGATTGGGGATGATGCCGACCAATGGAAAATTACAGACAAAAGTGGGAGATCAGTTTGATCCTGATGCTGGCTACCGTTCCAGAATAGATAAATCTACTGAAGAAGCACCTTTGGGTTTCTATAAGGTGTACATGTCAGATACTAAAATATGGGCAGAAGTGACGGCTACCACCAGAGGTGGATTCCAACGATATACTTTTCCCAAAGATCAAGATGGAAGGGTCATGATTGACATGCATGTAGAGGCCGAGTATGATTACCTGCTCTCTGATGTGGAAATCAATAAAGTGAGTGATTACCGAATAGAAGGAAGGAGTCATCAGATTTCTCCTAGACCTACCGTATGGAGCAATGATGCCGATCAGGAATATGTGGTAAATTTCGTAATTGAGTTTGACCAGCCCATCAAAAACGTAGGCGGATGGATCAATGACCAAACCCTTGAAGGAGGAATCATTAAAGGAAAAGATCTAAAAGACGCTGGCATTTATGTGGAATTTGACACCAACCAATCCAATGTGGTACAGGCACGATCTGCGATATCCTTGGTCAGTATAGAAAATGCCGCTGAAAACCTTAAAACAGAAATCTCCGACCCTTTTGGTTGGGATTTTGAAGCAGTGGTCCAACATCAAAAAGATGTGTGGAACGACTATTTGTCAAGGATTACCATTGCCAGTGATAACCGCTTGGAAAAAGTCCGTTTTTACAGCAACTTCTTCCGTTCCCTTTGCAGAAACACCTGGAGTGATGTCAATGGAGAATGGATTGCTCCAGATGAGACCAAGCAAAAATTTGAAGATCCTTCGGATTTGGCTCTGGGCTGTGATGCTTTTTGGAATACCTTTTGGAACTTAAATCAGCTTTGGAATCTGGCCACGCCTGAATGGTCATCCAAATGGGTAAAATCCCAACTTGCCATGTACGACGCCAACGGTTGGCTAGGAAAAGGTCCTGCAGGAATGGAATATATTCCAGTGATGGTTGCCGAACATGAAATACCACAAATGGTATCTGCCTACCAAATGGGCATTCGTGATTTTGATGTAGAAAAGACATTCGAGGCAGTAAAAAAGATGCAGACAACGCCAGCAACTGAAGTGGCAGGTGGTTTTGCAGGAAACAGAGACCTTATTACCTACCTCGATCATAAATATGTCCCTTCTGATAAAGGAAGGTTTTCCAATACATTGGAATATTCATATGACGACTGGACAGTGGGCCAGCTAGCCAAGTCCTTAGGTAAAAAAGAAGACTATAAAGTTTTTTCTGATAGAGGCAATTGGTGGAAAAATGCCTTTAATCCTAAAAATGGTTTTGCCCAATTGCGCAACAGCAAAGGGGAATTTGAAGAGCCTTTTGATCCTTTTCAGTCAGGCCGAAACCATCATTATGTCGAAGGCAATTCCTGGCAGCTGAGTTATTTCGTTCCTCAAGACGTACCAGCTTTGGTCGATGTGATGGGCAAAGAGGCTTTTGTGGAAAGGTTGGATTGGGGCTTCAAAGCCAGTGAACCTTGGAGATACAATGCCCCAAATGACCAATACTGGGATTACCCTGTAGTACAAGGCAACCAACAATCCATGCACTTTGCTTTCCTATTCAACTGGGCAGACCATCCTTGGTTGACACAGAAATGGAGCCGTTCTATTCTTGAGAAATATTACGGCAGCGGTTTGGCCAATGCCTACTTGGGTGATGAAGACCAAGGGCAAATGAGTGCTTGGTTTGTAATGGCCTCCATAGGCCTGTTCCAAATGGATGGTGGAACCAGTGCCACGCCAATCTACGAGATAGCCAGCCCGTTATATTCAAAAATCACCATTGACCTGAAGGAAATGTACGGCCGTGGTAAACAATTCATAATCGAAGCTAAAAACAGCTCCAGAAAGAACATTTATGTACAAAAAGCTTATCTCAATGGAAAAGAGCTGAAATCATTTTGGTTCCCTGCTTCCGAATTGCTCAAAGGAGGAAAATTGGTTTTGGAAATGGGTGACCAACCCAATAAAAATTGGGGGAGAACGTCCGATAAATAA
- a CDS encoding MFS transporter — MAKSKVALKLVAPVLFSFYVMSFSDLVGIGVDRVKSEFDLSNTLAQMIPFAVFLWFFVLSVPVGIMQDRIGKRKMLNIGMLVTALGLLFPFLFYTYEMVLLGFAFLGIGNTIVQVSANPLLVDVVPTNRQSSFLSFSQFVKSIGSMVAAPLAGWFASQYGDWKLAFLVFAAISIITVVWLSLTPIEESRNTEKRATFLSSFKLLGNGYVAAMVACIFLIVGIDVGLNAISGQFLMSRFETEQTIAESARSLYFFGKMLGTFGGALILTKLSSNRFFLYSALAGLVGTVALILTPGEGFAMVTIFLTGLGIANIFPLVFSLTVEKYPDRSNEISGLMIMAVVGGAAIPPIMGWVADMINVTASIGVLIAAVGGILIVSLINGKKNINNRV; from the coding sequence ATGGCAAAATCTAAAGTTGCTTTAAAATTAGTGGCCCCGGTTTTATTCTCATTTTATGTCATGAGTTTCAGTGATCTGGTGGGTATAGGAGTTGACCGGGTAAAGTCGGAGTTTGACTTGAGCAATACACTGGCACAAATGATTCCTTTTGCTGTGTTTTTATGGTTTTTCGTGTTGTCCGTACCTGTTGGAATTATGCAGGATAGGATAGGGAAAAGAAAAATGCTGAATATCGGCATGTTGGTTACAGCATTGGGCCTTTTGTTCCCTTTTTTATTTTACACCTATGAAATGGTATTATTAGGCTTTGCCTTTTTAGGGATTGGAAATACCATTGTGCAGGTCTCAGCCAATCCATTATTGGTGGATGTTGTGCCTACTAATAGACAATCAAGTTTTCTGAGCTTTTCACAATTTGTCAAGTCCATAGGCTCTATGGTGGCTGCACCCTTAGCGGGATGGTTTGCAAGCCAATATGGTGATTGGAAACTAGCCTTTCTTGTGTTTGCTGCCATATCCATTATCACGGTGGTTTGGTTATCGCTTACCCCTATTGAAGAAAGTAGAAATACTGAAAAGCGGGCGACATTTCTGTCATCATTCAAATTATTGGGTAATGGTTATGTGGCTGCTATGGTAGCATGTATTTTCTTGATCGTAGGAATTGATGTTGGCTTGAACGCCATCTCAGGGCAGTTTTTGATGAGTAGGTTTGAGACAGAGCAAACCATCGCTGAGTCGGCAAGAAGTCTGTATTTTTTTGGGAAAATGCTGGGTACTTTTGGAGGGGCCTTGATATTGACCAAGCTTTCTTCCAATAGGTTTTTCCTTTATAGTGCTTTGGCAGGCCTAGTAGGCACCGTGGCGCTAATTCTTACTCCTGGAGAGGGTTTTGCCATGGTGACGATATTCCTTACAGGTTTGGGAATAGCCAATATCTTTCCGCTGGTATTTTCATTAACAGTGGAGAAGTATCCTGACCGTTCCAACGAAATTTCTGGTTTGATGATCATGGCCGTGGTAGGAGGGGCTGCCATACCACCCATAATGGGTTGGGTAGCTGATATGATCAATGTGACGGCCAGTATAGGTGTATTGATAGCGGCTGTAGGAGGAATTTTGATCGTATCCCTCATCAATGGAAAGAAAAATATAAATAATCGCGTGTGA
- a CDS encoding ROK family protein: MSYSNDKRTVMTLDAGGTNFVFSAIQGNKEILAPITKKASPDDLEKCLTTIKMGFHEISAELKDAPVAISFAFPGPADYQHGIIGDLPNFPCFRGGVALGPMLEAEFGIPVFINNDGSLFAYGEALAGCLPEINQQLESAGNPKRFKNLLGITLGTGFGGGAVVNKELLIGDNGTGGDVWVFRNKKIPDCIIEESVSIRAVQRVYGEYSGDSRKLSPEDIFYIAEGKIEGDQEAAVASFKELGEMAGDTIAQANTILDGIVVIGGGLIGAAKYILPAIITELNGNLSILTGEHFPRSQAKAYDLSNKDQLAQFLNSKAKNIPIPGTSKSIPYTAEKLTGIMVSKLGASKAISLGAYAFALHQIDS, from the coding sequence ATGAGCTATAGTAATGATAAAAGGACAGTAATGACCTTGGATGCAGGAGGGACTAATTTTGTATTTTCTGCTATCCAAGGAAATAAAGAAATACTGGCCCCCATAACCAAAAAGGCCTCTCCAGATGATTTGGAAAAATGTTTGACGACCATTAAGATGGGATTTCATGAGATCAGTGCTGAACTGAAGGATGCTCCTGTAGCCATCAGTTTTGCTTTTCCTGGACCTGCTGACTATCAGCATGGAATCATAGGAGACCTTCCCAATTTCCCTTGTTTCAGAGGTGGCGTAGCACTTGGACCAATGTTGGAAGCTGAGTTTGGTATTCCTGTTTTTATCAATAATGATGGAAGTCTCTTTGCGTATGGGGAAGCTTTGGCTGGATGTTTACCGGAAATTAATCAGCAACTGGAATCAGCAGGAAACCCCAAGAGGTTCAAGAATCTCTTGGGAATAACCCTAGGAACAGGTTTCGGAGGCGGAGCGGTAGTAAACAAGGAATTGCTAATCGGTGATAATGGAACTGGAGGAGACGTTTGGGTATTTAGAAATAAAAAAATCCCAGACTGTATTATTGAAGAGAGTGTGAGCATTAGGGCTGTCCAAAGGGTATATGGAGAGTATTCTGGTGACTCAAGGAAATTAAGCCCTGAGGATATTTTTTATATTGCAGAGGGGAAAATAGAAGGGGATCAGGAAGCAGCTGTTGCATCTTTCAAGGAATTGGGAGAAATGGCCGGTGATACTATCGCGCAGGCCAATACCATTTTGGATGGGATAGTAGTGATAGGGGGAGGCTTGATAGGCGCAGCCAAATATATTCTTCCTGCAATCATCACTGAACTTAACGGCAATTTGTCGATCCTGACTGGGGAGCATTTTCCTAGATCACAGGCCAAAGCTTATGATCTGAGCAATAAGGACCAATTGGCCCAATTCTTAAATAGCAAGGCAAAGAATATTCCTATTCCTGGCACCAGTAAAAGCATTCCTTATACTGCTGAAAAACTGACTGGCATTATGGTTTCAAAATTAGGTGCTAGCAAAGCAATCTCCTTAGGGGCATATGCTTTTGCTTTACATCAGATTGATAGTTAA
- a CDS encoding sulfatase family protein, protein MKNRRVLLSIMMVLFFGHILNAQEKVKKKGPNIVVIFTDDHAFQAISAYGHPISKIAKTPNIDRLAEEGLLFKRAYVENSICTPSRATLFTGLYSHQHGQQLLGSRMDYSRTWFVELLQQAGYQTSVFGKWHLSVEPKGFDYYHILADQGEYYNPRFRNPSTNGKYVSEKGYATKLITDHALEWIGEHSTADEPFCILVNHKAPHRNWMPDLNHIGLFTNDTFPEPETLFDEYESRGPQMQMQELTVANHLGFAFDLKVEELKDEPTLQYIKDSWPMAMDPMDEKQRKAWDEAYKAQNKVFLENRPTGKELTSWKYQRYIKDYCRTVRSVDEEVGRLVDYLEETGELDNTIIVYTSDQGFFLGEHGLYDKRFMYEEAFRTPLIIFYPDKIKKGMISNELVQNIDYAPTFLDVAGVKIPEEMAGKSLVPLFKNGKSKNWREQLYYHFYDYPAVGNVRRHYGISTDRYKLIHWYGKGFGNDPDIDSWELFDLKKDPTEIQNVYNEPKYANIQQELKENLIKMRKDIGATEGSN, encoded by the coding sequence ATGAAAAATAGAAGAGTACTGCTAAGCATAATGATGGTCTTGTTTTTTGGCCACATCCTGAACGCTCAGGAAAAAGTCAAAAAAAAGGGGCCCAATATCGTAGTCATTTTCACAGATGACCATGCATTTCAGGCCATTAGTGCTTATGGGCATCCCATTTCTAAAATTGCAAAAACACCCAATATCGACCGATTAGCAGAAGAGGGACTTTTGTTTAAGCGTGCTTACGTGGAAAATTCAATCTGTACGCCCAGCCGTGCTACCCTGTTTACAGGTTTGTATAGCCACCAACATGGCCAGCAACTTCTTGGCAGTAGGATGGATTATAGCCGTACTTGGTTTGTGGAATTATTACAGCAGGCAGGTTATCAAACTTCCGTCTTTGGGAAATGGCACTTAAGTGTAGAACCCAAAGGCTTTGATTATTATCATATTCTGGCTGATCAGGGAGAGTATTATAACCCGAGGTTCAGAAACCCCAGTACAAACGGAAAGTATGTTTCCGAAAAGGGCTATGCCACAAAGCTGATCACAGATCATGCCTTAGAGTGGATTGGAGAGCATTCTACAGCTGATGAGCCATTTTGTATTTTGGTCAACCATAAAGCCCCACATCGGAACTGGATGCCCGATCTAAACCATATCGGTCTGTTTACGAATGATACTTTTCCAGAGCCGGAAACGCTATTTGATGAATATGAAAGCCGTGGACCACAAATGCAAATGCAGGAGCTTACTGTGGCCAATCACTTAGGCTTTGCTTTTGATCTTAAAGTCGAAGAACTAAAAGATGAACCTACCCTTCAGTACATCAAAGACAGCTGGCCAATGGCCATGGATCCGATGGACGAGAAACAGAGAAAAGCCTGGGATGAAGCCTACAAGGCCCAAAACAAAGTGTTTTTGGAAAACCGTCCCACAGGGAAGGAATTGACCAGTTGGAAGTACCAAAGGTATATCAAGGACTACTGCCGTACCGTACGCTCTGTGGATGAAGAAGTTGGGCGCTTAGTTGATTACCTGGAAGAGACTGGAGAGCTGGACAATACAATCATTGTTTACACCTCCGACCAAGGCTTCTTTTTGGGTGAACATGGCCTTTACGATAAAAGGTTTATGTATGAAGAGGCTTTCCGAACGCCATTGATCATTTTCTATCCCGATAAAATCAAAAAAGGTATGATAAGTAATGAATTGGTGCAGAATATAGACTACGCACCTACCTTCTTAGATGTGGCCGGGGTAAAAATCCCTGAAGAGATGGCAGGAAAATCATTGGTCCCTCTCTTTAAAAATGGAAAATCCAAAAACTGGCGGGAACAACTTTACTATCATTTCTATGATTATCCAGCAGTAGGAAATGTCCGAAGGCATTATGGTATTAGTACAGACCGCTACAAATTGATCCATTGGTATGGCAAAGGATTTGGGAATGATCCGGACATAGATTCATGGGAACTATTTGACCTTAAAAAGGACCCGACAGAAATTCAGAACGTATACAATGAGCCAAAATACGCCAATATACAGCAAGAGCTTAAGGAAAATTTGATCAAAATGAGAAAAGACATCGGAGCCACAGAAGGCAGCAATTAG
- a CDS encoding class I mannose-6-phosphate isomerase produces MSMESNYDKFPAVKVDGSVVTGWENIFSLLQSQTDDKVIAIECYQGVNEEEIKSNLRDLGSFIDTKLLLKEESEIIKLTQEDVTDDAIFGFITKLKLEAFFDHEKLQNKQKELENKPKELTIVCGPGAFLCAPNADVKIYADMARWEIQQRMRRHEVHGLGMNNAHEAVNFQYKRAFFVDWRVCDKFKKEWFHKCDYLLDTNTSGFPKLVDMATVQEGLTKAVGQPIRVVPFFDPGPWGGHWMEEVCDLDTEGKPNHAWCFDCVPEENSLLLNIGGEIVEIPSIDLVFFRSRQLLGEEVEARFGQEFPIRFDFLDTMGGGNLSLQVHPDTTYIQQNFGMNYTQDESYYMLDAKEGACVYLGMKRGIDSGSMIDDLKKAQEGNVAFDAEKYVNTFPAKKHDHFLIPGGTVHCSGKDSMVLEISATPFIFTFKMWDWGRLGLDGKPRPINIEHASKVIDWDRDTVYAENELINQVAKIAEGDGWFEERTGLHKRQFIETRRHWFSKAVIHDTQGAVNVLNLVEGDEAIIESPNNLFEPYVVHYAETFIVPAAVGEYSIRPYGKSEGKTLATIKAFVRTKA; encoded by the coding sequence ATGAGTATGGAATCAAATTATGATAAATTTCCTGCAGTCAAAGTTGATGGAAGTGTTGTCACCGGCTGGGAAAATATTTTTAGCTTGTTACAAAGCCAGACTGATGATAAAGTCATAGCCATAGAGTGCTACCAAGGTGTAAACGAGGAAGAAATCAAGTCAAACCTTCGAGACTTAGGCAGTTTCATAGATACAAAATTGCTACTAAAGGAAGAGTCCGAAATTATCAAGCTTACCCAAGAAGATGTAACTGATGATGCCATTTTTGGTTTTATCACTAAGTTAAAGCTAGAGGCATTTTTTGATCATGAAAAACTTCAGAACAAACAAAAAGAGCTTGAAAACAAGCCCAAAGAATTAACCATTGTGTGTGGACCGGGAGCTTTTCTATGTGCGCCAAATGCAGATGTAAAGATCTATGCAGATATGGCCAGATGGGAAATCCAACAAAGAATGAGAAGACATGAGGTGCATGGTTTGGGGATGAATAATGCTCATGAAGCGGTTAACTTTCAGTATAAGCGGGCGTTTTTCGTTGATTGGCGTGTATGTGATAAGTTCAAAAAAGAATGGTTCCACAAATGTGATTATTTGTTGGATACCAATACATCCGGTTTTCCTAAATTGGTGGATATGGCGACTGTTCAAGAGGGCTTGACGAAAGCAGTTGGCCAGCCAATTAGGGTGGTGCCGTTTTTTGACCCGGGACCTTGGGGCGGTCATTGGATGGAAGAAGTTTGTGACTTGGATACGGAAGGAAAGCCGAACCATGCTTGGTGCTTTGACTGTGTGCCAGAAGAAAATAGTTTGTTGTTAAATATTGGGGGCGAGATCGTAGAAATCCCATCGATTGATCTGGTCTTTTTTAGAAGTAGACAATTACTGGGAGAGGAAGTAGAGGCGCGATTTGGGCAGGAATTTCCGATTCGTTTTGATTTTCTCGATACCATGGGTGGAGGGAACTTAAGCCTTCAAGTACATCCGGATACTACTTATATCCAGCAAAATTTTGGGATGAATTACACCCAGGATGAAAGTTATTATATGTTGGATGCGAAAGAAGGAGCTTGTGTTTATCTAGGAATGAAGAGAGGTATCGATTCGGGCAGTATGATAGATGATTTAAAGAAAGCACAGGAGGGAAATGTAGCATTTGATGCAGAAAAATATGTGAATACCTTTCCTGCCAAGAAGCATGACCATTTCTTGATTCCGGGTGGTACTGTCCATTGTTCCGGTAAGGATTCCATGGTACTCGAAATCAGCGCAACGCCTTTCATCTTCACTTTTAAAATGTGGGATTGGGGTCGATTGGGCTTAGATGGAAAACCTCGTCCAATCAATATTGAACATGCGAGTAAGGTCATTGACTGGGACAGAGATACTGTATATGCTGAGAATGAGTTAATCAATCAGGTGGCGAAAATAGCTGAAGGGGATGGATGGTTTGAAGAAAGAACTGGACTGCATAAAAGGCAGTTTATAGAAACCAGGAGACATTGGTTTTCCAAAGCTGTAATTCATGATACCCAAGGAGCGGTGAATGTATTGAATTTGGTAGAAGGTGATGAGGCCATTATCGAAAGTCCTAATAATCTCTTTGAACCTTATGTGGTGCATTATGCAGAGACATTTATCGTCCCTGCTGCAGTAGGAGAGTATTCCATAAGGCCTTATGGCAAGAGTGAAGGAAAGACCCTTGCTACCATCAAGGCTTTTGTCAGGACCAAGGCATAA
- a CDS encoding GH92 family glycosyl hydrolase, which translates to MSGLRSFISTCLFYILLPFGALFAQSPVDYVDPNIGTAHCRWFFYTPAAVPFGMAKLAPSTDAHLGNPGGWQAVGYDFRHSSIEGFANFHEFQVGGVVIAPSVGDLQTVPGELDNPAGGYRSRFDKKEELAKPGYYSVFLKDHDVKAELTATKRVGFHRYTFPKTSQANILFDIGNKQGESGEVKDAYVNFTEDGRIEGYVITSPVYVNIYQKGADVRMYFSAKMDKKPSTFGSFVKEQIFPGRNEQEGVGAGMYFTFDTKQDEAVEIKIGLSYTSIENARLNLDTEAPKMDFDKAQKQANKTWEEYLGRIQVEGQNEEDKVKFYTGLFHALLGRGLASDVNGAYPMNSGAVGQIELDKRGQPIHHHYNTDAIWGAFWNLTQLWAVAYPEYYADWVQSQLLVYKDAGWLGDGIANSKYVSGVGTNFTSLAIAAAYNCGIRDYDVELAYEASLKNEIGWKDRIEGAGKMDVKQFVERGYSPYEKQFDMKTVEEGSGFAASHTLEYSFSSFAVAQFAKQLGKTADYEQLTQLSNGWKLLYDEETKLIRPKDSNGKFIEDFDPLAPWKGFQEGNAVQYTFYVPHHVEELVTTLGKETFNTRLDSIFIISQKNIFGGGAEIDAFSGLKTLYNHGNQPNLHVSWMFNFSGKPHLSQKWVRAICNEFYGTEGIHGYGYGQDEDQGQLGAWYVMSSIGLFDVKGLTEIDPKFQIGSPLFDKVTIKLDQDYFKGKRFVIETNNNSKDNIYLKDMELNGKKLDTYSLPFSDVTKGGKLKLGLTDHPVTN; encoded by the coding sequence ATGAGTGGTTTGAGGTCTTTTATTAGTACTTGTTTATTTTACATCCTACTTCCCTTTGGAGCCCTTTTTGCCCAAAGCCCAGTAGATTATGTGGATCCCAATATCGGGACAGCACATTGCCGTTGGTTCTTCTATACACCTGCTGCAGTTCCTTTTGGCATGGCCAAACTGGCACCTTCCACCGATGCCCATTTGGGTAATCCAGGAGGATGGCAAGCCGTGGGCTATGACTTTAGGCACAGCTCTATTGAGGGCTTTGCCAATTTTCACGAGTTTCAGGTGGGAGGCGTGGTCATTGCCCCTTCTGTGGGTGATTTACAGACTGTTCCTGGCGAACTAGACAATCCTGCCGGCGGTTACAGATCTCGCTTTGACAAAAAGGAGGAGCTGGCCAAACCAGGTTATTATTCGGTCTTTCTAAAAGACCATGATGTCAAAGCAGAACTCACCGCTACCAAAAGGGTCGGCTTTCACCGCTATACTTTTCCTAAAACTTCCCAAGCCAATATTCTTTTTGACATAGGGAATAAACAAGGAGAAAGTGGTGAAGTAAAAGATGCCTATGTGAACTTCACCGAAGATGGGCGCATTGAAGGTTATGTAATCACCTCCCCTGTATATGTCAATATCTACCAAAAAGGGGCTGATGTAAGGATGTACTTTTCGGCCAAAATGGATAAGAAGCCTAGTACTTTTGGCTCTTTTGTGAAAGAACAAATATTCCCAGGCAGAAATGAGCAAGAGGGAGTTGGTGCTGGCATGTATTTCACCTTTGACACTAAGCAAGATGAAGCAGTAGAAATCAAAATAGGCCTTTCCTATACCTCTATTGAAAATGCCCGTCTCAACCTGGATACTGAAGCTCCTAAAATGGATTTTGACAAGGCCCAAAAACAAGCCAACAAAACATGGGAAGAGTATCTTGGTAGAATTCAGGTGGAGGGGCAAAATGAAGAGGACAAAGTTAAATTCTACACAGGTCTGTTCCATGCCTTACTGGGCAGGGGGCTTGCCAGTGATGTAAATGGAGCCTATCCAATGAATAGCGGGGCTGTGGGGCAGATCGAACTTGATAAAAGAGGACAGCCCATTCACCATCACTATAATACCGATGCCATTTGGGGTGCCTTCTGGAATTTGACCCAACTCTGGGCAGTAGCCTACCCGGAATATTACGCTGATTGGGTTCAAAGCCAGCTGCTGGTTTATAAGGACGCCGGCTGGCTAGGAGATGGCATTGCCAACAGTAAATATGTATCAGGAGTTGGAACCAATTTCACCAGTTTGGCCATCGCCGCAGCTTATAACTGCGGGATCAGGGATTATGATGTAGAACTGGCTTATGAAGCTTCACTAAAGAACGAAATAGGCTGGAAAGACCGAATAGAAGGCGCTGGAAAAATGGATGTCAAACAATTTGTGGAGCGTGGTTATAGCCCTTACGAAAAGCAATTTGATATGAAAACCGTAGAGGAAGGTTCGGGTTTTGCCGCATCACATACGCTTGAATACTCTTTCAGCAGCTTTGCTGTGGCCCAATTTGCTAAGCAACTGGGCAAGACTGCCGATTATGAGCAACTTACCCAACTATCAAATGGTTGGAAGCTACTATATGATGAAGAAACCAAATTGATCCGTCCAAAAGATTCCAATGGTAAATTCATTGAAGACTTTGATCCACTGGCACCTTGGAAAGGCTTTCAAGAGGGCAATGCAGTTCAATACACCTTTTATGTGCCGCATCATGTAGAAGAGTTAGTGACTACTTTGGGCAAGGAAACTTTCAACACCCGACTTGACAGTATTTTCATCATTTCCCAGAAAAACATCTTCGGAGGAGGGGCAGAAATCGATGCATTCTCCGGGTTGAAGACGCTTTATAATCATGGCAACCAACCTAATTTGCATGTTTCCTGGATGTTTAATTTCTCTGGAAAGCCCCATCTGTCCCAAAAATGGGTAAGGGCGATTTGCAACGAGTTTTATGGCACGGAAGGGATACATGGCTATGGCTATGGACAGGATGAGGATCAGGGCCAATTGGGAGCTTGGTATGTAATGTCATCAATTGGGCTATTTGATGTGAAAGGATTGACAGAAATAGATCCAAAGTTCCAAATTGGAAGCCCATTATTTGATAAAGTGACCATCAAGTTGGACCAAGATTACTTCAAGGGCAAACGTTTTGTCATCGAAACGAATAACAATTCCAAGGATAATATATATCTAAAAGACATGGAGCTAAATGGTAAAAAACTGGATACCTACTCCCTACCCTTCTCGGATGTAACCAAAGGTGGTAAACTAAAATTGGGACTAACTGATCATCCTGTGACAAACTAG